GGCTATCAGGGGGAGAAAAACAAAGAATTGCGATTGCCAGAACCTTAATTAGGCAAACACCGTTATTACTCCTTGATGAAGCAACTTCATCTTTGGATAGTGAAACGGTGAATGCCATTGAAGAGGTGATATTAGGTCTCGAAACTATTACATGTTTGGTAGTAACGCATCGTTTGTCTAAAGCTGCATTGCAGAAATATGATAAGATATTTGTTATGTCAGATGGAAGAGTAGTAGAAGAAGGTTCCTTTGATTATTTAATAGAGAATAAAGGTCATTTTTATCATTTATATAAATTTGTAAATGATTCTTCAATAAATCAGACACAACCTATATATACTTGATTTCACGATTTAACTATAGTTAGTTCTACACCCTTTTTTGATCTACCCCATCCATAAAAGTCGAACTACAGCCATACTCACAATACCGACAACGACGGTAGCCAGCAGGTTTTTGCTCCACAAGGCGGTCACTAGCGTTGGAAAGACAGCCATAAGCACTTGCCCATTAAAAGTGACGGAGGTCTCGGTTCGGACGAGTAGATTTTCCATCACGAGTGCAGTGAAAATACAAATAGGAATATAGGAAAGCCATTGTAGCACTGGCTTGGGTAGCGCCAGCCTTTGCAGCACGACAAAGGGAATGATCCTTGGGATCGCCGTGACAATCATGGCACCGATAATGATATACAGGACATGGGGATTAATGTTCATTTGTCGGTTAACACTCCAATCGTTGCGGTGATCATGGTCGCTACAATGACAGCAATATGTGACGGCACCCACCAGGACAAAGGGTACATCAGAACAGCCATACATAGCACAAGCAGCAGACGATGCTTGAGTTTGGAGGTATGGACACTTTGGAGCTGGGAAATGAGTAGGGCAAGAAACATCGCAGGCAAGGCAAAATCCAGACCAAAAACCTCCGGTCGGGAAATCCAGTTTCCGAGAATCCCTCCTGCCACACAGGATGCAATCCAGGCGAGATAAGCTGTAATATTAAGCCCGTTCATCCAACGGTCACTGACCTGTCCGCCTTTAGCCAATTTATCAGACGCTACCCCAAAGGATTCGTCCGTCAAAAGAACGCCGATACCTATGTTTTTCCATAGTGAATATTTAGAAAAGTAAGGAGCCAGCGACGCACTTAACAGCAGGTGGCGGGCATTTACAATGAATGTCGTTAAAATAATGACGGATGGAGGACTGGCTACAGCCAGCATTGAGCACATAATAAACTGGGAGGCTCCTGCATATACAAGCGCCGACATCAGGGCAATTTCCATGGTGCTAACCCCTGACGAAGCGCCCACAATCCCTGCCGCGAACCCAACGCATACATAACCAAGCAATGTAGGAATGCAATCTTTAACCCCTTGTAAAAAGCTGAGTGAATCGTGCTTGGTTCCGCTCAACTCCGAAGCTATGGACATTTTAACCTTACCCCCAGTGTATAAATTTTATAATAGTATATAACGGAAGTTATGAAGTATCAATATATTATACAATTGTATGTTATATTGAATAATCCTTAAAAAGCTGTTTGATTTACTATGACAACCCAAAGAAGACTATGTATTTACCAAAAAGCTTCGCTCGTGTTCCGGTTGCAGACGATTTGGCAGCAGCCAGCATCCAAAAGCGGTGTTCAAATCGGATGTGTTCATACAAGGACTGTTTTGACTGAATGGGGAGTTCGTAAAAAAAGGGTGTCCCAGTCAGTTCATGACTTATGGGACAACCCTAAGATGGTGACTTATATAAGCTCCTGCCGTTTTTTCAGATATCTGTAGAGAATAATTCCCGAGACCGCGCAGATGGCTGCGCATAGACCGATAACTCCATATCCCGCCTGGAGCCCGCGCAACATGCCAAGCTCAGTAGTTGCGCCGTAGACTATCTTGACCCCTTCGATTACCCAGCCGATCACATAGTTGCCAATGACACTACCTATACCCATCAGCGTGACGACGAACGTAATAGCTGTATCACTGTCCTTCGGATATCTCCGTGCTATGAACGCCATCACGGTCGGATAGATCATTGCAATGCCTGCACCCGATACGGCAAAGAGAAACGCCAGTCTCTCCCCACCCGCGATTGCTGCGAACGTACATATCGCTGAGAAGGCGGAGAATAGAATCGTCGAAAGCACAAACCCCATCCGGTCAGTGAGCGGACCAAGCAACAGGCGCCCCAACGAGAAGGTAAGAAAGAACGCTGAGAGCATGCTGGACGCCTTCACCGTACTCCATGAATACGCTTTCTCTAAGAAGTTGACTAGCCAGCCCCCAACTGCGAGCTCAGAGACTACCCCAAACGACAGGATCATTACCATCATCCAGAGTGCCGGATCGCGGGTTAGGGTCTTGAGTGAGGTCCGTTCCTCATGCTGCAGATCGTCTCCCGGGAAGGTACTGAGCAGCGCGGCCACAATCGGCAGCAGGCAGAGCGACAACATAGCCAGATACATCCCCCGCCAGTCCAGCGTATGTCCAAATACCGTCAGTGACATGACTCCCGTCGCCAGCAAAGGGGCGACTGTTGAGCTGAGCCCATAGAAAAAGTGGGACAAATTCATCATCGTGCCGGTATTTTTCACAAAAATCCTCGCCCCCAAAATGGCGAGCGCAATCTCCAGCATGCCGTTCCCAATATACATCAAGAAGTAGGACGAGGCGAAGAAAGGATACGTGTGCGACAGATAGATGAACACTCCCGAGATGATCATGGAAGCAAAGGAAATGATGCTGACCGCCTTGATTCCCCACTTACGGACAAGAACGGCGGTGAACGAGCAGGCAATCAAATAACCAAGTGCGTTTAGAGACAACAATGTTCCGAGCTGCTGTTCATCCAGATTGAAGTCGAATTGAATGCGTGGAATAGCAGGGCCTTTAATATTTTCCGAGATGCCAAATACAATAAAGCCAATAAAAATTGTCGCCAGCTGCATCGTGTACATGTAACGGGACTTGCGGGTTTGCGGATTCAAATTTAGTCCCTCCTAGATAGTCAACGTTGGTTTTCTCACCTGTTGGGTGTTCAGGGACGGAAAAGTCATAGGATAGCAGCCCTCCTTCAGGATATTACAATGGTTTTCAAAAACGTTTTAATAAGTGAAGTTTAAGGACATTTATATTCAATGTCAAATGTTTTTATTGGCATGTTGAAGTTAACGAGGAACCTGACCATATTACAGTAAATTATAGCATGCCTACTTCCCGTTTAAGCCTTGTATATACCTTGATAGGCTTCTATATATAGCGAACACACAGTCTTTTGTGTATTCTTCTTATATAGACTTTTGGATACAAGGAGGCATCGTCCGTGGATTCAATGCAGTATATTATTGGCTCTAATTTGGCTCAAATCAGGAAGACTAGAGGATTAAGTTTGGATAAGGTGGCTGAACTGACAGGGGTCAGCAAAGGGATGCTGGCTCAGATTGAGAAGGGGAAATCCAATCCTACGGTAACAACCCTTTGGAAAATTGCGAACGGTTTGCACGTATCCTTCTCCACCTTTCTTAAAGAAGACCCGCCGCAAATCACGAAGATTCGAAGGGAAGACCTGCATCCGGTTATTGATGAGGACGGTAACTATTTTGTTTACCCTGTATTCCCGTATCACGCGGAAAAGAAGTTTGAGGTGTTCACGGTAAGTCTGAAGCCAGGCTTTACACACCAGGCAGAGAAGCATCTGGGAGAGGAAACGATTCTCATGATCCGTGGGGAAATGTACTTTGAGATGCAGGGGCAACAGCTCAAGCTGAGTGCAGGGGATGCCGTGCAATTTCAAGTATCTGACATACATACCTACCGCAATGATTCGGATGAGGATGCCGATTTTTATGTATTGATTTATTATGCGGATTAGTGGGATGATTAGCATAGTCTAAAACAGGCTTCCACATCAGGATTTTGCAAAATCCTGAGATATAAAAGAGAGCAACGAGGAAAAGAGAGGAAAGAACCCATGGAAAGCAAGTACATCCGAGAAACCTACTGCTTTAAGACATCCCGAGTATTTCCCAACGATATCAACAATCATAACACGCTCTTCGGCGGCCGATTGATGTCGTATATCGACGATATCGCATCTATTGCAGCTGCTAAGCTGTGTCGTACGAACACAGTTACAGCCTCTACGGATTCGGTGGATTTTTTGCTACCTATCCATCCGAGTGATTCTGTCACGCTAGAAGCGTTCGTAACCTGGACAGGCCGTAGCTCGATGGAGGTGTTCGTAAAGGTAATTCGTGAAGGACTAATGACTGGCGACCGAAAAATCGCAGCCACCGCCTTCCTGACCTTTGTGGCATTGGACGAGAACAACCGTAAAGTGACCGTGCCGCAGGTGATTCCAGAAACAGAAGAGCAGTTACAATTGCACCAGACGGCTCCATCACGCGCAGCCATACGGCGTCAGCGGAGGGAAGAAAGCAAGCAGCTGGCTAGTTTTCTGACAACAGATTATCCGTGGGAACTGTAACGTACTAAAGATTATCAATTTCATCGTTTTACGTAAAAAGGAGCCGTTATTTCCGTTAGCAGTCACCATGATCTGCTCGGAATACGGCTCCTTTTGAAAATAACTTGGGCTATTCTACTTTAACTACACGGAAATGCTGATTTGTCCCACCATTATCGCCCCATTGAATGGCTTTGGCTCCATCGGCGGTGGCGCCTTCAGAAATATCGATCAGCTTGCCAGTTGCCCGATTTTTCAGCTTGTAATAACCACCGGTTACGGATACTAATTGCCAGTGCTGACTGGACCAGCCTCCGTCGCTCCACTGCTCAATAACTGTACCATCCGTTGTAGTACCGCTTTCAACACCAATTAGCTTTCCGCTGCTGCGGTTCACAATTTTATAATATCCGCTGCCTGCATCTTTGAGTTGCCATTGTTGGCTTGCTGTTCCCGCATCTGCACGCTGTTCCAGGTCTGCGCCGTCCGTCGTTGCATTGCCAATAATGCTTAGTGGCTTATTGCTCTTGCGATTCACTAGCTGATAATAGGCATCCGGATCAATGGCAATTGGGGTCGTTATCCCCTCGACCACACCACTGGCGGTGTCAATATTAATGCTGTCGAACCAATCCATAGCTAATGAAGTCGCTGTTGGAAAACGCAGTGGCAACCATACATATTGAGAATCCTGCACAGGACCGCTCCACGCACCCGCCCAACGGTCGCCCAAATACAGGTATGAAGTTGTCTGGGCACCTTCAACAGGAATCACGTAAGCCGACTGTGAACCATAAGTCGTACCGTCCCCAAAGTTTATCGTATTACTCCAGGTTCCTTCAATGCTGGATGCGGTAGCATACTTGGCCTGATTGGGATTCCAGCCGGTCGCCCCTGATGTAATCAGGAAGTAGACGTCTCCTTTTTTGAACATCGCTGGAGCTTCACGGTATTGTCCAGGCCAAAGTGTAGTCACCAGCGATTCAACTTGCAGAAAATCCGGTGTCAGACGATAAATGTTCAGATCCGCGTTTACCCGGGTAGCCGAAATAAGGTAAGCTGTACCGTTATCGTTGTATACGGTCATATCGCGCGAATCGTAATCCAGAGGACGGAAGCTACCCTGATATGTGTAATCGCCGTCCACCGTATCGGAGGAGGCGACAGCCACTCGGGCCTCGTTGTAATTAACCCCATTCTCCTTGTGCATCCATAATACGTATTTGCGTGTTTTTTCATTATAAATCACTTTCGGACGTTCAATATTCGAAACATTCAGCTCTACGGCGGAGCTGCTGGTCAGTACGTTTTTACGAAACTCCCAGTTTTTTAAATCAGAGGAACGGTAGGCGGATACCGCCTTGAACGTGCCGTTGGGATTACGATTTTCACCAAACCAATAATAGTAACCGTCTACTTTAATCATACCACCCCCATGGGCATGGACTACGTTTCCATCTGTATCTTTAAACTGAATGCCATTCACGACATTCGCTGAAGCGGCTGAAGCGATCTTAGGTGAAAACATCTGAAAAATGCTCAACGTCAGCAAAATAGAGAGCATAATACACAGCAAGCGGGCAAAATCATATTTCATTGTTTCGTCCTCCTCTGTATGCTTTATTTTAAAGCGCTTTCATTAATGGACTCTATAAAGTAGTTTTAATAGAGCTACTTATCCCAATTGTATCCATATTGAATTGAAAGTGCTAGAGTAGTATATTGACCATGTACACGGCACACGCCATCCATATCTAACAGACTTCCATCGAACGGTGAGTGTTACAAACTGGCTGATATTCATTAGGTATATAGGAGGCGACCATGAAAATATACGCGATTGATACGAGCAAGCCGGAAGCTGAGGAGCATTACGAATTACTGGTACCTCGGGTTTCACTAGAAAAGCAGCACAAGTTAGATCGTTTTTTACATCGGGAAGATGCTTTGAGGGGCTTATATGCCGATGTACTGCTAAGATGGTTGGCCTGTCGGCAATTGAAGGTATCGAATGCCAGTCTTCAATTTACATACAATGCATTCGGTAAGCCTTCCTTAATAAATGCACCTGCATTCCATTTTAATGTTTCTCACTCGGGAAAATGGGTGGTATGCGCTATTGATGATCACCCGCTTGGAATCGACATTGAGCAGCTCCGTCCTATTGATTTTGAGGTAGGTAGGGTGTGCTTTTCGGACACAGAGTATGATGCGTTAATGCGTCAGGATGCAGACAGCCGCTTATCCTATTTTTACGATCTATGGACGCTTAAGGAAAGCTTTGTGAAGGCCGAGGGGCAGGGACTAACCCTACCGTTGAAGTCTTTTTCATTTGAGCTAAAGGCACAACCATTCATAGGCTTCACGACAGAGGGCTTTACCACCGAGTATTATCATTTTAAGCAGTATGAGCTGGATCAGGATTATAAAATGGCTGTCTGTGCAGCTCATGACCAATTTGCCGAGCAGGTGCAGCAGATAGATATAAATACACTACGCTTGGAAGTGGCAACACAGGCGTAATATGAAGTGGGTATGCGTATAGTTGAAAAAAGGAGATGAGTGGCGTTGACATTCGTTTTGTTCAAGCACGGCCGGTTGTATGGGGAGTGGGCTTCCAAAGGAGACTCCATCGTTGTACAGCAGGGTCGGATACAGGCCGTCGGATATGCTCGGGAGCTTGAATTGCAGTTGTCCGGTAAGGAATATGAAACCGTGGATTGGGAAGATGCCTATGTACTGCCAGGCTTAACCGATTCACATATGCATTTATCTATGCATGGTATGAAGTTATCTATGCTCGATTTAACATCAGCTACCTCCAAGGGCGAGATGCTGGCTATGCTACGCAAACGGGTCGCTGTAACACCGCCGGGAGAGTGGATTTTAGGACTTAACTGGAACGAAAATGCTTTTATTCCTGTTGAAATTCCGGATATATCCGAGCTGGATGCCATTACAGATCAGCATCCGGTATATCTCACTCGTACGTGCTTTCATACGTTTTTGGCCAATTCAGAGGCATTTCGACGTGCGGGTATTAACGAGGACACCCCTGACCCGGCTTCGGGGGCCTATGGACGAGACGCAGATGGACGGTTGAACGGATTGGTTTATGAGGAAGCCTCCTTTGCCTTTACTAGCGTGCAGCCAGAACCGGATTATTCGGTTAAGAAGGATACGATTCGGCGGGCTTCTATGGATGCGTTAAGGCTTGGTTTGACTGCTGCGCACACAGAGGATTTACGTTTTTTGGGCAGCGTGGAGACGATGCAGCGAATTTACAGGGAGCTGAGAGAAGAAGGCCTTCCTTTTCGCACACACCAGCTCATCTATCATCCATTTTTGGAAGAAGCGAAAGTGCAAGGGCTGCGTGCAGGTACCGGAAATGAGTGGTTTAAAATCGGTGCGATAAAAATGTTTGCCGATGGCGCTATTGGTGGAAGAACGGCATTATTGTCTGAACCCTATAGTGATGCTCCGCATACCTGCGGAATGGCGATCCAACCGCAGCCGGAGCTGAATCAGATGGTGGCTGCTGTCAGAGCCGCAGGCTATCCCGTGGCTGTGCATGCCATAGGAGATGGGGCGGCGCACATGATTTTGACAGCGATGGAGGCCCATGCGCTCACGGAGGAAAGCGGTTTGCCAGATCGTCTGATCCACGGACAGGTGCTTAGGGGTGATTTGGTCAAGAGAATGGCGAAGCTGCCGCTGATCGCGGACATCCAGCCCCGTTTTGTCGCAAGTGACTTCCCTTGGGTACTGGATCGGGTGGGGAAAGAACGGACTGAATATTTATATGCCTGGAAAAAGCTACTGGAAGCAGGCATTCCATGTGCTGGAGGTAGTGACGCGCCGATTGAGCCGTTAAACCCTTTTCTTGGTATTCATGCGGCAGTGACTCGCGCCAAGCCGGAAGAAATGCATGAGGGCTATCTTCCCGCTGAAAAGCTGGATGTACATGAAGCCATTCGTTTGTTTACCACGGGAAGCGCAGTAGCAGCTGGTGAGGCTGATGAAAGAGGGACGATAGCTGAAGGGAAAGCCGCTGACTTTACAGTCATTGACCGTGATGTATCGGAAAGCCCGCAAGCTTTACTTGATGTTAAGGTACGAATGACAGTTGTAAACGGGAAAGTTGCATATCGGTCATAGGCTGGTGCTAAGTATGTATGCCAAAAGCCTTCAACTTCACTTTTCATGTGAGGTTGAAGGCTTTGTATTTTATAAACCACGCTGTATAAATCGGTCAGCGTTTTTTACACTGGACCACAGATCAGAGCTGGCTCCGCCCGCATACCAGTAGGCGAAGCCAGCAAACCCAGCATCCTGTCCCAAGCGATACTTACGAGTGAAGGATCGTCCTTCCTCGAGCCACAGCTTATGAAGCTGCGTGTCTTTGTAAGACACGGTATACTGCTGAATATCCTCATTCCAGATTGGTTGGGAGACGGAACGGGATATGAGCTGGTTTTGCTGATCTAGTGAAATATCAGAGGAAGCGATTGATTGCCCGCTAGCGTTAAGCGTCCAGTTCCGTGTAAATAATGGCAACGCCAAGATCGCTTTCTCCGGATAGGTGGTTTGTACAAAACGCCGCACGCTTTCACGAAGCCATGGCAGTGAGGACACAGAGCCGGGGATCGAGCTACCTCCCCAATGCTCGTCATATCCCATCAGGATCAGATAGTCTGCCGCAGCGCCAAGCTGTTTATAATCAAAGGCGGCAGTCCAGTCCGTTCCGTAATCAGGAGATACACAAATCGCCAGTACCGTATTCTGACTCTTCAACTTAGCTTTTAATTGTTGGACGAACAATGTTAAATGGGCACGATCCTGACCATCTACATTTTCAAAATCAATGACAAGTCCGTTCAAACCGTATACAGATACAGCATTAGCAAGCTGACTTATGGTTGTATTTCGTAGAACCTCACTGGACAAAATTTGGTGCGTCAGTGCCAGGTTGGAACGGTTGCCTACCATCGCCCAGATATTTTTATGATGCTGTTTGGCCCAGGTGAGCAGCGATGAATTGGTATAATCGCTGATAATACCTGTTTCATTCAGAAAAAACCAACGTGGTGACAGGGTGTTGATGTTGGATTGGAGCACCGTATTTTCAAACTGCTGAATGGTTTGATCATATTGCCAGCCAATTCGGATGGAAGAAGCGGTGGAAGCAGTTTGGTTAGCATGTTTTGTTGAATACGTTAGCAGTCGCTCCAGTAAGACCGCTGTTTCTTCACGAGTCAGAGAGGATGCAGGACGAAAATAGTTACTTTCACCTTTCATAAAGCCGTAACGATTTACGGTGATTACCGCATCAAGAGCCCAATCTGCAATTTCGCCAGTATCTGTAAAGGAGGAAGTAGCATCTCCTGATCCGCCCGAAGAGCGGATGAGACGTGCGATCATCAAAGCCGCTTCTTGACGGGTTATAGGACTATTAGGTTGGAATGTGGCAGACGTTCCCCCCTGAACGATATTGAGCTGCGAAGCCGCTTCAATCCATCCATAGTACCACGTCTTTTTGGCAACATCTCGGTAGGAGGGAACGGGTGCTTGTACAGGCTCCAGACCGAGTGTACGGTCCAGTGCGGTAACCCATTCGGCTCTGGTAACAGCCTTTTTAGGAGAGAAGTAACCAGGTCGTGTACCGTTCAAAATTCCTTTAGCGTGCAGGGAAATAATAGACTGATAGGCATAGCTGTGTGCAGTATCTTGGAACGTAGCGCCGGATGCTGCTGCTGGAGCAGCTAAGTATGAAGAGAATGTTGTGAATATTGTGATGGCTGCCGTTGCTGATAGGGTAAGCTTGGCTAACCAACGTGATCGTTTGGAACTCATACCAAATAACCTTCTTTTTTATGATAGATTGTAGATTCATAGTTCGTTACTCGACGAATAATACTATCAAAAAGAGGAAAGTTATTCATTGCTAAATTGCTGGAAAAATACCAAAAAACCCGCTACCTATGCGGCAACGGGTCTGATATTGGATAAACTATGCCTTTTTGGCATACATAATACCGATAGTCTGTGGACCACAATGACTGGAAATAACACAGCCTGCTGTAGTTAGCAGTACCTCATGTGCGTTCGTTTCTTCTTTCAAGCGAGCTTGCAGCATCAGCGCATCTTCCTCGGCCAAAGCGTGCACGACAATAATGATATCGTTATCCATCTGATCTCGTTGATTCAGAGCGTTTTGCAGCATCTGATCCAGTGCTTTTTCACGTTTGCCGCGGACTTTGTAGGCTGGCGTCATTTTTCCGTCAATTACTTTGATCACCGGACGAATTTTGAGAAGACTGCCGATCAGATTTTGCATGCCTGAGCATCTTCCGCCTTTATACAGGTATTCAAGTGTATCAATGACAAATTCCGTATCTATTAGCGGCCTGGTTTTCGTCAACATGTCTACAATCTGCTCTATCGTATTGCCGTTGGTTGCCGCACGAGCAGCTTTCATCACAAGCAGGCCAAAGCCGCACGACAAATTCAAGGAATCAAAAACCGTAATGCGGCCTTCCGGAAATTCGGAGGCAGCGAGTAGCGCATTCTGGTACGTTGATGATAGCTCGGAAGACAGACTGATATATAAAATGTCGTCCCCTTGTTCTATGTAGGGCGTAAAGGCTTGAATAAAATCCGACGGAGAAGGTGCGGCGGTACGTGGTAAATGTCCCTCGCGACTTACACGTTGAAATAATTGTTCCGGATGAATGTTCACCCCATCCTGCAATGCTTCATCACCAAATACCGTATACAAAGGTACAATGCTAATCTCGTACTGTTGCCGCCAGTGAGTTGGAATATCACTGGTACTGTCGGCAAAAATTTTAATTTTGTTCATACATTGAATCCTCTCTGTGTGATGCAGAAAAATTATAAAGATTGCACGGAGGAAGGATAGATATCCGCTGTGCTATTCGGAACGGAAAGACCGATGGCAAGAAGTGCAATAAAGCCTACAATAATAAGTGCATTAATGATTAAGCCTGTAATAGCAAAGGTCTTCTTACGGTTTTTTAACGCAATTCCAATGATACCAACGACAAGTCCGCTACAATTCAGCAACAGGCTGCCTAAAAAAATAAAAGGAAGCAATACCGTTCCGGTTTGCTGCAGAGCGATTTCCGGGTTCATCGTCTGGTATTGGCCGAAATGAGCCAGTAGATTAATAACCATAATAGCCAGAATAGTATATCCGATCAGACTGACAAGCGACATAATAAAAGAAGCAATTCCGGGACCAGAATGTTTGAGCTTGACCGGAGGCTGGAACACAGGAGATTCTGAAAAAACAGGGTGCTCCTCAGACGCAGCAGGCTTTTGCAAATTAGGATCTTGGTTACTCATTTTTTCCACTCCTTGAACATAGTCCGAACAGGTACTAATTTTCCACAAAATAAACAAAAAAGCAAGCCACCCTACACATTACCCTTCAAAAGACAGGGCCTAATC
The Paenibacillus peoriae DNA segment above includes these coding regions:
- a CDS encoding AzlD domain-containing protein, producing MNINPHVLYIIIGAMIVTAIPRIIPFVVLQRLALPKPVLQWLSYIPICIFTALVMENLLVRTETSVTFNGQVLMAVFPTLVTALWSKNLLATVVVGIVSMAVVRLLWMG
- a CDS encoding AzlC family ABC transporter permease is translated as MSIASELSGTKHDSLSFLQGVKDCIPTLLGYVCVGFAAGIVGASSGVSTMEIALMSALVYAGASQFIMCSMLAVASPPSVIILTTFIVNARHLLLSASLAPYFSKYSLWKNIGIGVLLTDESFGVASDKLAKGGQVSDRWMNGLNITAYLAWIASCVAGGILGNWISRPEVFGLDFALPAMFLALLISQLQSVHTSKLKHRLLLVLCMAVLMYPLSWWVPSHIAVIVATMITATIGVLTDK
- a CDS encoding MFS transporter — encoded protein: MNPQTRKSRYMYTMQLATIFIGFIVFGISENIKGPAIPRIQFDFNLDEQQLGTLLSLNALGYLIACSFTAVLVRKWGIKAVSIISFASMIISGVFIYLSHTYPFFASSYFLMYIGNGMLEIALAILGARIFVKNTGTMMNLSHFFYGLSSTVAPLLATGVMSLTVFGHTLDWRGMYLAMLSLCLLPIVAALLSTFPGDDLQHEERTSLKTLTRDPALWMMVMILSFGVVSELAVGGWLVNFLEKAYSWSTVKASSMLSAFFLTFSLGRLLLGPLTDRMGFVLSTILFSAFSAICTFAAIAGGERLAFLFAVSGAGIAMIYPTVMAFIARRYPKDSDTAITFVVTLMGIGSVIGNYVIGWVIEGVKIVYGATTELGMLRGLQAGYGVIGLCAAICAVSGIILYRYLKKRQELI
- a CDS encoding helix-turn-helix domain-containing protein; this translates as MDSMQYIIGSNLAQIRKTRGLSLDKVAELTGVSKGMLAQIEKGKSNPTVTTLWKIANGLHVSFSTFLKEDPPQITKIRREDLHPVIDEDGNYFVYPVFPYHAEKKFEVFTVSLKPGFTHQAEKHLGEETILMIRGEMYFEMQGQQLKLSAGDAVQFQVSDIHTYRNDSDEDADFYVLIYYAD
- a CDS encoding acyl-CoA thioesterase; translation: MESKYIRETYCFKTSRVFPNDINNHNTLFGGRLMSYIDDIASIAAAKLCRTNTVTASTDSVDFLLPIHPSDSVTLEAFVTWTGRSSMEVFVKVIREGLMTGDRKIAATAFLTFVALDENNRKVTVPQVIPETEEQLQLHQTAPSRAAIRRQRREESKQLASFLTTDYPWEL
- a CDS encoding RICIN domain-containing protein; this translates as MKYDFARLLCIMLSILLTLSIFQMFSPKIASAASANVVNGIQFKDTDGNVVHAHGGGMIKVDGYYYWFGENRNPNGTFKAVSAYRSSDLKNWEFRKNVLTSSSAVELNVSNIERPKVIYNEKTRKYVLWMHKENGVNYNEARVAVASSDTVDGDYTYQGSFRPLDYDSRDMTVYNDNGTAYLISATRVNADLNIYRLTPDFLQVESLVTTLWPGQYREAPAMFKKGDVYFLITSGATGWNPNQAKYATASSIEGTWSNTINFGDGTTYGSQSAYVIPVEGAQTTSYLYLGDRWAGAWSGPVQDSQYVWLPLRFPTATSLAMDWFDSINIDTASGVVEGITTPIAIDPDAYYQLVNRKSNKPLSIIGNATTDGADLEQRADAGTASQQWQLKDAGSGYYKIVNRSSGKLIGVESGTTTDGTVIEQWSDGGWSSQHWQLVSVTGGYYKLKNRATGKLIDISEGATADGAKAIQWGDNGGTNQHFRVVKVE
- a CDS encoding 4'-phosphopantetheinyl transferase family protein — protein: MKIYAIDTSKPEAEEHYELLVPRVSLEKQHKLDRFLHREDALRGLYADVLLRWLACRQLKVSNASLQFTYNAFGKPSLINAPAFHFNVSHSGKWVVCAIDDHPLGIDIEQLRPIDFEVGRVCFSDTEYDALMRQDADSRLSYFYDLWTLKESFVKAEGQGLTLPLKSFSFELKAQPFIGFTTEGFTTEYYHFKQYELDQDYKMAVCAAHDQFAEQVQQIDINTLRLEVATQA
- a CDS encoding amidohydrolase → MTFVLFKHGRLYGEWASKGDSIVVQQGRIQAVGYARELELQLSGKEYETVDWEDAYVLPGLTDSHMHLSMHGMKLSMLDLTSATSKGEMLAMLRKRVAVTPPGEWILGLNWNENAFIPVEIPDISELDAITDQHPVYLTRTCFHTFLANSEAFRRAGINEDTPDPASGAYGRDADGRLNGLVYEEASFAFTSVQPEPDYSVKKDTIRRASMDALRLGLTAAHTEDLRFLGSVETMQRIYRELREEGLPFRTHQLIYHPFLEEAKVQGLRAGTGNEWFKIGAIKMFADGAIGGRTALLSEPYSDAPHTCGMAIQPQPELNQMVAAVRAAGYPVAVHAIGDGAAHMILTAMEAHALTEESGLPDRLIHGQVLRGDLVKRMAKLPLIADIQPRFVASDFPWVLDRVGKERTEYLYAWKKLLEAGIPCAGGSDAPIEPLNPFLGIHAAVTRAKPEEMHEGYLPAEKLDVHEAIRLFTTGSAVAAGEADERGTIAEGKAADFTVIDRDVSESPQALLDVKVRMTVVNGKVAYRS
- a CDS encoding S-layer homology domain-containing protein; the protein is MSSKRSRWLAKLTLSATAAITIFTTFSSYLAAPAAASGATFQDTAHSYAYQSIISLHAKGILNGTRPGYFSPKKAVTRAEWVTALDRTLGLEPVQAPVPSYRDVAKKTWYYGWIEAASQLNIVQGGTSATFQPNSPITRQEAALMIARLIRSSGGSGDATSSFTDTGEIADWALDAVITVNRYGFMKGESNYFRPASSLTREETAVLLERLLTYSTKHANQTASTASSIRIGWQYDQTIQQFENTVLQSNINTLSPRWFFLNETGIISDYTNSSLLTWAKQHHKNIWAMVGNRSNLALTHQILSSEVLRNTTISQLANAVSVYGLNGLVIDFENVDGQDRAHLTLFVQQLKAKLKSQNTVLAICVSPDYGTDWTAAFDYKQLGAAADYLILMGYDEHWGGSSIPGSVSSLPWLRESVRRFVQTTYPEKAILALPLFTRNWTLNASGQSIASSDISLDQQNQLISRSVSQPIWNEDIQQYTVSYKDTQLHKLWLEEGRSFTRKYRLGQDAGFAGFAYWYAGGASSDLWSSVKNADRFIQRGL
- a CDS encoding DegV family protein, with amino-acid sequence MNKIKIFADSTSDIPTHWRQQYEISIVPLYTVFGDEALQDGVNIHPEQLFQRVSREGHLPRTAAPSPSDFIQAFTPYIEQGDDILYISLSSELSSTYQNALLAASEFPEGRITVFDSLNLSCGFGLLVMKAARAATNGNTIEQIVDMLTKTRPLIDTEFVIDTLEYLYKGGRCSGMQNLIGSLLKIRPVIKVIDGKMTPAYKVRGKREKALDQMLQNALNQRDQMDNDIIIVVHALAEEDALMLQARLKEETNAHEVLLTTAGCVISSHCGPQTIGIMYAKKA